From a region of the Daphnia pulicaria isolate SC F1-1A chromosome 1, SC_F0-13Bv2, whole genome shotgun sequence genome:
- the LOC124320394 gene encoding endonuclease G, mitochondrial-like — translation MFRMKFVTVTSVAIGGYLAGLATEKFYRSPSVDLERTENSTSNHNNNLLPMPGLPIFGTVSAASMVPSKASFKEVKNIPPEPSNNAPRVSQIMRFGFPGLDNVRSLDDYILSYDRRNRTAHWVFEHLTADFVAYNEKVDRSKCDFAEDESIHPYFRSSNADYKASGFDRGHLAAAGNHRKDQLHCQQTFLLSNMSPQVGKGFNRDSWNRLERHVRNLTKTNRNVYVCTGPLYLPRKEDDGKMYVKYQVIGKNHVAVPTHFFKVVVIENQKQELSLESYVMPNQPIDDKTPLSVFQVPPETVERAAGLLFFDKLSIDKLKTINGKSQVWL, via the exons ATGTTTCGAATGAAGTTTGTTACCGTAACAAGTGTTGCCATAGGAGGATATTTGGCTGGGCTCGCAACCGAGAAATTCTATCGATCTCCAAGTGTAGATTTAGAACGTACTGAAAACTCAACATccaatcataataataacctCTTGCCTATGCCGGGCTTACCAATATTTGGTACAGTATCCGCTGCTTCAATGGTACCTTCCAAAGCTAGTTTTAAAGAAGTGAAAAATATTCCTCCTGAACCTTCTAATAATGCCCCTAGAGTTTCTCAG ATAATGAGATTTGGATTCCCTGGACTAGACAATGTACGGTCCCTGGATGATTACATATTGTCATATGATAGAAGAAATAGAACTGCTCATTGGGTGTTTGAACATTTGACAGCTGATTTTGTTGCTTACAATGAGAAAGTTGATCGATCAAAATGTGATTTTGCTGAAGATGAATCCATTCATCCTTACTTCAGATCATCAAATGCTGACTACAAAGCTAGTGGCTTTGACAGAGGTCACTTAGCAGCAGCTGGAAATCATCGTAAGGATCAACTGCATTGCCAGCAGACCTTTCTGTTATCCAACATGTCACCACAAGTTGGAAAAGGATTCAATCGAGATTCATGGAATAGATTGGAGAGACATGTTAGAAATCTCactaaaacaaacagaaatgtATATGTGTGCACAG gaCCACTCTACCTGCCCAG GAAGGAAGATGATGGCAAAATGTATGTAAAATATCAGGTAATTGGCAAGAATCATGTTGCAGTGCCTACCCATTTCTTCAAAGTCGTAGTCATAGAAAATCAGAAACAAGAGCTTTCTTTGGAATCCTATGTTATGCCAAATCAACCTATAGATGACAAAACTCCACTGTCTGTATTTCAAGTACCTCCAGAAACAGTAGAAAGAGCTGctggacttttattttttgacaaacTGTCAATTGACAAGTTAAAAACTATAAATGGAAAAAGCCAAGTTTGGTTGTAA
- the LOC124320321 gene encoding stress-induced-phosphoprotein 1-like, which translates to MANKATQLKDQGNAALSAGKLDEAVALYSEALAIDPENHVLYSNRSAAYAKAGKYLEALQDAEKTVSLKPDWGKGHSRKGAALAYLGRDVEAQKAYEEGLKYDPNNEQLKEGLLEVKNKVGSQGAKLMNPFAGPDVMNKLQNNPKTKAMFEDPTYRQLIQDLQNNPGAMATKLGDPRVLATLSVLLGVDLEASNEGDEPMDTTEPSPPLDPKEEKKKREEEERKREEKAKYDALPEEKKKALDEKEKGNAAYKKKNFAAAIEHYNKAVELDPTDMTYVTNLAAVYFEQKDYEKCVELCKQAIDIGRENRADFKLIAKAYTRIGNSYKKLKDLANAKLHFEKSLSEFRSPETKTLLSEVESLLREEQRKAYINPEIAEQEKEKGNEFFRKGQYADALKCYSEAIKRNPGDAKVYSNRAACYTKLAAFDLGLKDCDVCLELEPSFVKGWIRKGKILQGMQQYSKASTAFQKAMELDPNASEALDGYRACMMQTNSNPEEVRKRAMADPEVQAILRDPAMRMILEQMQNEPRALQDHLKNPAIATKIQKLIESGLISIH; encoded by the exons ATGGCAAACAAG GCAACTCAATTGAAAGATCAAGGAAATGCGGCCTTGTCGGCTGGTAAATTAGATGAAGCTGTAGCCCTTTACTCAGAAGCATTGGCTATAGACCCAGAAAATCATGTTCTGTACAGCAATCGGTCAGCTGCATATGCGAAAGCTGGAAAGTACCTGGAAGCTTTACAGGATGCTGAGAAGACAGTTTCATTAAAGCCTGATTGGGGTAAGGGTCATTCACGAAAAGGTGCTGCTTTGGCTTATCTTGGCCGTGATGTTGAAGCTCAAAAAGCCTATGAGGAAGGACTCAAGTATGACCCAAACAATGAACAACTTAAAGAAGGTCTTCTTGAAGTGAAGAACAAGGTTGGATCACAAGGAGCAAAACTCATGAATCCGTTTGCTGGACCAGATGTCATGAACAAACTACAGAACAatccaaaaacaaaagcaatgTTTGAAGATCCAACTTATCGACAGTTGATCCAAGACCTTCAAAATAATCCAGGTGCGATGGCCACCAAATTGGGTGATCCAAGAGTTTTGGCCACCCTCAGTGTCTTGCTAGGAGTGGATTTGGAGGCTTCAAATGAAG GAGATGAACCAATGGATACCACAGAACCTTCACCACCACTTGAtccgaaagaagagaagaaaaaaagggaggaagaagagagaaagagggagGAAAAAGCCAAATATGATGCTCTaccagaagagaagaaaaag GCtcttgatgaaaaagaaaagggaaatgcagcttataagaagaaaaattttgctgCTGCAATAGAACACTACAACAAGGCTGTAGAGCTAGATCCAACTGACATGACTTATGTCACGAATTTGGCTGCTGTTTATTTTGAACAAAAGGATTACGAAAAATGTGTGGAACTTTGTAAACAAGCAATTGACATTGGCAGAGAAAATAGGGCCGACTTCAAGCTAATTGCCAAAGCTTATACGCGAATTGGCAACTCGTATAAAAAGCTAAAG GACTTGGCAAATGCAAAATTACATTTCGAAAAATCACTCTCAGAGTTCCGCTCGCCAGAGACAAAAACATTGCTATCTGAAGTGGAAAGTTTGCTTCGTGAGGAACAACGCAAGGCATACATCAATCCGGAAATTGCAGagcaagaaaaggagaaaggaaatgaattttttcgtaAAG GTCAATACGCTGATGCATTAAAATGTTACTCGGAGGCGATAAAGCGTAACCCTGGCGACGCTAAAGTTTACAGTAATCGTGCTGCCTGCTATACAAAGCTGGCAGCTTTTGATTTAGGTTTGAAAGATTGTGATGTCTGTTTAGAGCTTGAACCATCATTTg TTAAGGGATGGATTAGGAAAGGAAAGATTCTCCAGGGAATGCAGCAATATAGTAAGGCTTCTACCGCTTTTCAGAAAGCTATGGAGCTTGATCCAAACGCCTCg GAAGCGCTTGATGGCTACCGCGCATGCATGATGCAAACTAACTCAAATCCTGAGGAAGTGCGCAAAAGAGCAATGGCAGATCCAGAAGTCCAAGCTATATTGCGTGACCCTGCCATGCGTATGATTTTAGAACAAATGCAGAATGAACCTCGTGCTCTGCAAGA CCATCTAAAAAATCCTGCGATTGCTACTAAAATCCAGAAGCTGATTGAATCTGGACTGATTTCCATTCATTAA
- the LOC124320364 gene encoding thiamine transporter 1-like translates to MEKWFKICLLLCLFGVLKELRPSEPFLTQYLVGPWKNLTTDEVYSEIFPVWTYSYLALLVVVFLVTDFLLYKPVIVFEGICYIMTWCVLIWGQGVAAMQGVEFLYAAATATQIAYNTYIYAQVPLSKFQVVTAYTQAALLTGRCIAGILGQVLVATGLCDYYTLNFISLAFVSAATVVACFLPNVSQSIYFHRGKPKENDKALDQLDSPNMGRVTDGVDQITSNDSTASETEWTLASVYQLLWIDFKSSFSNAYMLKWSLWWAFAMCGYFQVLNYIQPLWETVAPSGTNNIYNGAVEATHTFLSALATIAIGYAPVNWSVYGEPVIAVISLFEGAMLYLAGSSNELWVAYVTYMAFCITYSVLITIASSEVAKGLKQESYGLVFGINTFLALFFQTILTLIVADSAGLALEPPEQFKVYGGYYFVLGVVFISMAAYNAGRRSN, encoded by the exons ATGGAAAAGTGGTTCAAGATTTGTTTGCTATTATGCCTCTTTGGTGTCTTGAAAGAGCTGAGGCCTTCAGAACCGTTTTTAACACAGTACCTTGTTGGACCATGGAAAAACTTGACTACAGAtgag gTTTATTCAGAAATATTTCCTGTTTGGACCTATTCTTACCTAGCACTTCTGGTTGTAGTATTTCTTGTCACAGACTTTTTGTTATACAAACCTGTCATTGTGTTTGAAGGAATATGTTATATTATGACTTGGTGTGTTCTCATCTGGGGTCAGGGAGTAGCAGCAATGCAG GGAGTGGAGTTTTTGTACGCAGCTGCTACAGCAACTCAAATTGCATACAACACCTACATTTATGCCCAAGTGCCTTTATCCAAATTTCAAGTTGTGACAGCTTACACTCAAGCTGCCTTGTTGACAGGCAGATGTATAGCAGGTATATTGGGTCAGGTTCTGGTTGCTACAGGGCTGTGTGACTACTACACCCTCAACTTTATATCCCTGGCTTTTGTTTCTGCCGCAACTGTCGTCGCATGTTTCTTACCCAACGTTTCTCAGTCCATCTATTTCCATCGTGGAAAAccgaaagaaaatgacaaagCGCTCGATCAACTGGATAGCCCGAACATGGGTCGCGTAACGGATGGTGTTGATCAAATTACTTCCAATGACAGTACCGCTTCGGAAACCGAGTGGACATTGGCATCTGTCTATCAACTCCTATGGATCGATTTCaagtcttctttttcaaatgctTATATGCTCAAGTGGTCCCTTTG gTGGGCGTTTGCCATGTGCGGTTACTTTCAAGTACTTAATTACATCCAACCTCTGTGGGAAACAGTGGCTCCGTCAGGAACAAACAATATTTACAACGGCGCTGTAGAAGCCACGCATACGTTCCTCA GTGCTCTCGCTACCATAGCTATTGGCTATGCGCCCGTCAATTGGTCAGTGTATGGTGAACCTGTAATAGCTGTGATATCATTATTTGAAGGTGCCATGTTATACTTAGCTGGCAGTTCTAATGAACTGTGGGTAGCGTACGTTACTTACATGGCCTTTTGCATAACGTATAGTGTTCTTATTACAATTGCAAG TTCGGAAGTAGCAAAAGGATTGAAACAGGAAAGCTATGGTCTGGTGTTTGGAATCAACACATTTCTCGCCCTGTTTTTCCAAACTATTCTAACTTTGATTGTAGCAGATAGTGCTGGATTGGCGCTCGAACCTCCGGAGCAG TTTAAAGTGTACGGAGGCTATTATTTTGTCCTGGGTGTTGTGTTCATTTCCATGGCCGCCTATAATGCCGGACGTAGAAGTAATTGA